A single region of the Pseudomonas granadensis genome encodes:
- a CDS encoding SDR family NAD(P)-dependent oxidoreductase, producing the protein MSEINNSTPNEVMGKVALVTGAASGIGKAIALLLHARGAKVIAEDLNPDVQELARPGLVPLVADITEDGAAERAVALAVEQFGRLDILVNNAGIIINKLVVDMTRDDWERIQAVNATAAFLHSREAVKAMIPNKSGAIVNIASYASYFAFPTIAAYTASKGALAQLTRTLALEVIEHGIRVNAVGVGDVVTNILNDVVDDGPGFLAQHGESAPIGRAAQPEEIAEVVAFIASDRASFMVGAVVMADGGITVTAG; encoded by the coding sequence ATGAGCGAGATCAACAACAGCACGCCAAACGAAGTGATGGGCAAAGTGGCCCTGGTGACCGGCGCGGCCAGCGGCATCGGCAAGGCGATCGCCTTGTTGCTGCACGCCCGTGGCGCCAAAGTCATCGCCGAAGACCTCAACCCCGACGTGCAGGAACTGGCCCGCCCCGGCCTGGTACCGCTGGTGGCCGACATCACCGAAGACGGCGCCGCCGAACGTGCGGTAGCGCTGGCGGTCGAGCAGTTTGGTCGGCTGGATATTCTGGTCAACAACGCCGGGATCATCATCAACAAACTGGTGGTCGACATGACCCGCGACGACTGGGAGCGCATTCAAGCGGTCAACGCCACCGCCGCTTTCCTGCACAGTCGCGAAGCGGTCAAAGCGATGATCCCGAACAAGTCCGGTGCGATCGTCAACATCGCGTCCTATGCGTCGTATTTCGCCTTCCCGACCATCGCCGCCTATACCGCCTCGAAAGGCGCGCTGGCACAACTGACACGCACCCTGGCCCTGGAAGTGATCGAACATGGCATTCGTGTCAATGCCGTCGGCGTCGGTGATGTGGTGACCAACATTCTCAACGACGTGGTCGACGATGGTCCCGGGTTCCTCGCGCAACACGGTGAAAGCGCGCCCATCGGCCGCGCCGCGCAGCCCGAGGAAATCGCCGAAGTGGTCGCATTCATCGCCTCGGACCGCGCCAGTTTCATGGTCGGCGCGGTGGTCATGGCCGATGGCGGCATAACCGTCACCGCTGGCTGA
- a CDS encoding AraC family transcriptional regulator: protein MHQSDASLLQNTALYRTELIRALTQRFAEPGIYETAIAPLHVIRMDQPTELIHTVHKPALCLILQGRKEVGLGEDCYRYDPLNYLVVSVTLPVSGRVLQASPEAPYLCIRLDFEATDLAQVIADAPPTGVPDEPERGMFLETIDVPLLETMLRLVRLLETPRDIGMLAPLALREMYYRLLRGVHGRRLYELAMGDSQARRVSRAIDWLNSHYTQPLRIEELARIANLGNSTLHHRFKAMTAMSPLQYQKQLRLQEARRLMLGEGLDVASACYRVGYESPSQFSREYSRQFGSPPSKDISSARSLA, encoded by the coding sequence ATGCACCAGAGCGATGCTTCCCTCTTGCAAAACACCGCCCTCTATCGCACTGAACTGATCCGCGCACTGACCCAGCGCTTTGCCGAGCCGGGCATCTACGAGACCGCCATCGCGCCGCTGCATGTGATTCGCATGGACCAGCCCACCGAGCTGATCCACACCGTGCACAAACCGGCGCTGTGCCTGATTTTGCAGGGGCGAAAGGAAGTCGGCCTCGGTGAGGACTGCTACCGGTACGACCCGCTGAATTATCTGGTGGTCTCAGTCACGTTGCCGGTGTCCGGTCGAGTCTTGCAGGCGAGCCCTGAGGCGCCTTATCTGTGTATCCGTCTCGATTTCGAAGCCACCGATCTTGCGCAGGTGATCGCCGATGCGCCGCCGACCGGTGTTCCGGACGAGCCTGAGCGCGGGATGTTTCTGGAAACCATCGACGTGCCGCTGCTGGAAACCATGCTGCGTCTGGTGCGTCTGCTGGAAACCCCGCGCGACATCGGCATGCTCGCGCCGCTGGCCCTGCGCGAGATGTACTACCGCCTGTTGCGCGGCGTCCACGGGCGTCGCCTGTATGAACTGGCCATGGGTGATTCGCAAGCGCGCCGCGTGTCGCGGGCGATCGACTGGCTGAACAGCCATTACACCCAGCCACTGCGCATCGAGGAACTGGCGCGCATCGCCAACCTCGGCAACTCAACCTTGCATCACCGCTTCAAGGCGATGACCGCGATGAGCCCGCTGCAATACCAGAAGCAATTGCGCCTGCAGGAAGCCCGCCGGCTGATGCTCGGCGAGGGGCTGGATGTGGCAAGTGCCTGTTATCGCGTCGGCTATGAAAGCCCCTCGCAATTCAGCCGTGAGTACAGCCGCCAGTTCGGCTCGCCGCCCTCGAAAGATATCAGCAGTGCGCGGAGCCTGGCGTGA
- a CDS encoding multidrug effflux MFS transporter yields MHTSTRSSVLLALLIGLCGLGEISTQLLIPSLRELESGLGAAPGASLAALSMFVAAFGLGQLFFGPLSDRLGRRPLLLAGVATYVLASLWMAYAQSMDEFIVGRALQGLGACAALVVARSIVRDVWKERAGPIMAITVIGMLSTIMLSPVIGGLIATHAGGWRAVVMATVVFGALALIASLFFKETHLQRDPQAGRLKTLLGNYATLLKGSSVRSFSVAIACTYGAMFSFIAGSSRVFVGQLGLSPTQYGLLFGSIVSGLIAGAVYTNRTIIKSGPERIVAVGTGLVAVGASLSFIIHQLAGPSVTGLMLPQVLLTLGAGMVLPGSVAGAVIPNPTRAGLAAGFIGFAQMAGATVAGLLLSRLQDDTAFAMVALNAAFAVAGFVVFRIMLARKSRAAKLALGE; encoded by the coding sequence ATGCACACATCCACTCGCTCCAGCGTATTGCTCGCACTCCTGATCGGGCTTTGCGGCCTGGGGGAAATTTCCACGCAGTTGCTGATTCCCAGCCTGCGTGAACTCGAGTCAGGCCTGGGCGCTGCACCGGGTGCGTCACTGGCGGCGTTGTCGATGTTTGTCGCCGCATTTGGTTTGGGTCAGTTGTTTTTCGGCCCGCTTTCGGATCGCCTCGGCCGTCGTCCGTTGCTGCTCGCCGGGGTTGCGACGTATGTGCTGGCTTCGCTGTGGATGGCGTATGCGCAGAGCATGGACGAGTTCATCGTCGGCCGTGCGCTTCAGGGTTTGGGCGCCTGCGCAGCGCTGGTGGTGGCGCGCAGCATTGTGCGGGATGTGTGGAAAGAGCGCGCCGGACCGATCATGGCGATCACGGTAATCGGCATGCTCAGCACCATCATGCTCTCACCGGTAATCGGCGGGTTGATCGCCACCCACGCCGGCGGCTGGCGCGCCGTGGTGATGGCAACCGTAGTGTTCGGCGCACTGGCGCTGATCGCTTCGCTGTTTTTCAAGGAAACCCATCTACAACGTGACCCGCAGGCCGGGCGCCTGAAGACATTGCTGGGCAACTACGCGACGCTGCTCAAGGGCTCGTCTGTGCGCAGTTTTTCGGTTGCCATCGCCTGCACTTACGGCGCGATGTTCAGCTTCATCGCCGGCTCATCGCGGGTATTCGTGGGCCAGCTCGGCTTGAGCCCTACCCAATACGGCCTGCTGTTTGGCAGCATTGTTTCCGGGTTGATTGCCGGTGCGGTCTACACCAACCGCACCATCATCAAGTCCGGTCCGGAAAGGATCGTTGCCGTGGGCACCGGTCTGGTTGCGGTGGGTGCCAGTCTGTCGTTCATCATTCACCAGTTGGCTGGCCCATCGGTAACCGGTCTGATGCTGCCACAGGTCTTGCTGACGCTGGGAGCGGGCATGGTGCTGCCCGGTTCGGTCGCCGGCGCGGTGATTCCCAATCCGACCCGCGCCGGGCTGGCGGCTGGTTTTATCGGCTTTGCGCAAATGGCCGGTGCGACCGTTGCGGGATTGCTGCTCAGTCGTCTGCAGGACGACACCGCCTTCGCGATGGTCGCGCTGAATGCTGCGTTTGCCGTCGCCGGTTTTGTTGTATTCCGCATAATGCTTGCGCGTAAATCTCGCGCAGCCAAGCTCGCTCTGGGCGAGTAA
- a CDS encoding PaaI family thioesterase, whose amino-acid sequence MNATVIPEGFTLFRRSSPLLDLLGPIYARGSGLQLELGLLTDARHANGRGTLHGGVLATLADVGMGYAMAFSSDPPQPLITASMTLDYLGAVQIDEWLEVRLEHSKKGRQLAFAAVSLHVGERTVARASAVFAVPVS is encoded by the coding sequence ATGAACGCCACTGTAATCCCCGAAGGCTTCACCCTCTTCCGTCGCAGCAGCCCGTTACTCGATTTGCTGGGGCCGATCTACGCACGCGGCAGTGGTCTGCAACTGGAACTCGGATTGTTGACCGACGCCAGACACGCCAACGGCCGCGGCACTTTGCACGGCGGTGTGTTGGCGACGCTGGCCGATGTCGGTATGGGCTACGCCATGGCATTTTCCAGCGACCCTCCGCAGCCGTTGATCACGGCGAGCATGACCCTGGATTATCTCGGTGCCGTGCAGATCGATGAATGGCTGGAGGTGCGCCTCGAGCATTCGAAAAAAGGTCGGCAACTGGCATTCGCCGCTGTCAGCCTGCATGTCGGTGAGCGCACGGTGGCGCGCGCCAGTGCGGTGTTTGCTGTGCCTGTGAGCTGA
- a CDS encoding thiol-disulfide oxidoreductase DCC family protein: MPNQNTRPTPAPFLKPGETVVLFDGVCKLCNGWARFLIRHDQQRRVRLAAVQSPEGQALLAWAGLPVDQFDTMAVIRDRHYWERSDAFLEVIRQLPARWQPLRLLRVLPRRLRDWAYDRIALNRYRLFGQYDTCLLPNADHELRFLKTSPLPFTDK, encoded by the coding sequence ATGCCAAACCAGAACACTCGCCCTACCCCCGCACCGTTCCTCAAACCCGGCGAAACCGTGGTTCTGTTCGACGGCGTCTGCAAACTCTGCAATGGCTGGGCGCGTTTCCTGATTCGTCACGATCAGCAGCGCCGCGTGCGCCTCGCCGCCGTGCAATCCCCAGAAGGCCAGGCGCTGCTGGCATGGGCCGGGTTGCCGGTGGACCAGTTCGACACCATGGCGGTGATTCGTGATCGGCATTATTGGGAACGTTCCGATGCGTTCCTTGAAGTGATTCGCCAATTGCCAGCCCGCTGGCAGCCGCTGCGCCTGCTGCGCGTCTTGCCTCGACGCCTGCGAGACTGGGCGTATGACCGCATCGCGCTGAACCGCTATCGGCTGTTCGGCCAGTACGACACATGCCTGCTGCCCAATGCGGACCATGAGTTGCGTTTTCTGAAGACGTCCCCGCTGCCATTCACCGACAAATAG
- a CDS encoding LysR family transcriptional regulator: MELSQLTMFKTVADQGSIVRAAELLHCVPSNITNRVEALERELGVSLFIRKGRGLIISPSGSLFLGYVNKILSLCAESQRVLDPSAAPSGILKIGAIESSATGRLPRLLSKFHQLYPAVQMQFRTADWSQLSNDVVKHELDGAIVAVRPDHPDLHVIEIYEEELVLIASPAAGRINKPQDLAAVDIFMWPEGCPYRGALLGWLKKHGVESAVTSIASYGTILGCVSSGAGVSLVPRGIFEQFKRIGSISAFTFDDLLPVTNYFISNKNVDLHRAKDRFADLLKEEFRYL; this comes from the coding sequence ATGGAGTTGTCTCAGCTGACGATGTTCAAGACGGTGGCTGATCAAGGAAGCATCGTGCGCGCTGCTGAATTGTTGCACTGTGTCCCTTCCAACATCACCAATCGGGTCGAGGCACTGGAGCGGGAGCTAGGCGTTTCTTTGTTCATCAGGAAAGGCAGGGGATTGATCATCAGCCCATCCGGGAGTTTGTTTCTCGGTTACGTTAACAAGATCCTGTCGTTGTGCGCGGAATCACAACGAGTCCTGGACCCATCAGCTGCGCCTTCAGGGATATTGAAAATCGGCGCTATAGAGTCTTCCGCCACGGGTAGATTGCCGAGGCTGTTATCGAAATTTCATCAACTTTATCCAGCCGTGCAAATGCAATTTCGCACAGCAGACTGGTCGCAGTTATCAAACGATGTAGTCAAGCATGAACTGGATGGCGCAATTGTTGCGGTAAGGCCCGATCACCCGGATCTGCATGTTATTGAAATATACGAGGAAGAGTTGGTGCTGATCGCCTCTCCGGCTGCCGGGCGGATAAACAAACCGCAGGATCTGGCTGCGGTCGATATATTCATGTGGCCTGAAGGTTGCCCTTATCGAGGTGCGCTGCTTGGTTGGCTGAAAAAGCATGGCGTAGAAAGTGCCGTAACCAGTATAGCCAGCTATGGCACCATCCTCGGTTGCGTCAGTTCTGGTGCCGGTGTGTCGTTAGTCCCTAGAGGTATTTTTGAGCAGTTCAAAAGGATCGGCAGCATAAGCGCTTTTACTTTTGATGATTTGCTGCCAGTCACTAATTATTTTATATCGAACAAGAACGTTGACTTGCATCGTGCAAAAGACAGGTTTGCCGATCTTTTGAAGGAAGAGTTTCGATATCTGTGA
- a CDS encoding sulfite exporter TauE/SafE family protein, whose translation MSIEQVLIALGFFAFCGGLIDAAVGGGGLVQLPALLHALPQQSLATVFGTNKLAVLAGNLSSIFSYVKRINILWRLMLPTMCSAFVFAFLGAFSVSIVPKRLMEFVVFFILIAMAIYTFSEKNLGLTNADIKCGPREIALGVFFGGLIGFYDGVFGPGSGSLLLFVFVKVFGFDFLNASASAKLINLGTFGAALLFFIPSGNVLWTVGAVVALCNMLGSVTGVFLALRYGSGFIRIFFLILLVFLIGRMGLSLFF comes from the coding sequence ATGTCCATTGAGCAAGTTCTGATCGCGCTGGGCTTTTTTGCTTTTTGCGGGGGCTTGATTGATGCTGCGGTGGGTGGCGGTGGGCTCGTTCAGTTGCCAGCACTGTTGCATGCGCTTCCCCAGCAAAGCCTGGCCACGGTTTTCGGTACCAATAAACTGGCTGTCCTGGCAGGAAATCTATCTTCCATATTCAGCTATGTGAAAAGAATAAACATCCTGTGGCGATTGATGCTTCCGACCATGTGCTCGGCTTTTGTATTTGCCTTTCTTGGCGCCTTCTCCGTTTCAATCGTGCCGAAAAGACTCATGGAATTTGTTGTGTTTTTCATTCTCATAGCCATGGCCATCTATACATTCAGCGAAAAAAATTTAGGCCTGACGAATGCAGATATTAAATGTGGCCCGAGGGAAATTGCATTAGGCGTTTTCTTTGGTGGCCTTATTGGTTTTTATGATGGTGTGTTTGGTCCCGGTAGCGGCAGCCTGCTTCTTTTCGTCTTCGTTAAAGTGTTTGGATTCGACTTTCTCAACGCCTCGGCCTCGGCGAAACTGATCAACCTGGGGACATTCGGCGCAGCGCTGTTATTTTTTATTCCGTCCGGCAATGTGTTGTGGACCGTCGGCGCCGTCGTCGCTCTGTGCAACATGCTGGGTTCTGTGACCGGCGTGTTCCTGGCCCTACGCTATGGAAGCGGATTCATCCGAATATTTTTCTTGATTCTGCTGGTTTTTTTAATCGGCAGGATGGGCTTGTCGTTATTTTTCTAG
- a CDS encoding DUF2269 family protein, whose protein sequence is MLYLCLKYLHVIAAIFLFGFGMGSYLYLIAASRTASPQVIAHVARMVVRFDTWITTPAGFVQIITGYGLMRLSGLSMSTEWVLMSLIIFVCVGALWLPVLLLQKRLWRMAVQAGEAGAVLDVRYATVYRAWFWMGVMGFAGMFVIVLMMVTKMTPVQLLSYWL, encoded by the coding sequence ATGCTCTATCTTTGCTTGAAATACCTGCATGTGATCGCGGCGATTTTCCTCTTCGGTTTCGGCATGGGCTCCTACCTCTACCTGATCGCCGCCAGCCGCACGGCCAGCCCGCAGGTTATCGCCCACGTCGCGCGCATGGTGGTGCGCTTCGACACATGGATCACCACACCGGCTGGCTTTGTGCAGATCATTACCGGCTACGGGCTGATGCGTCTTTCCGGGCTGAGCATGAGCACCGAATGGGTGCTGATGTCGCTGATCATCTTCGTCTGCGTGGGCGCGTTGTGGCTGCCGGTTCTGCTGTTGCAGAAACGACTCTGGCGGATGGCCGTGCAGGCGGGCGAGGCGGGCGCCGTCCTCGACGTGCGCTATGCGACCGTGTACCGCGCGTGGTTCTGGATGGGCGTAATGGGATTCGCCGGGATGTTTGTCATTGTGCTGATGATGGTGACGAAGATGACGCCGGTTCAATTGCTGAGTTATTGGCTGTAG
- a CDS encoding saccharopine dehydrogenase family protein: MPFRVMVVGGYGNFGSIVCRHLILMPGIGLVLSGRDPRKLHSKVEELQAQSGAVCEGWCGDAMGAAFSDALRALNIQLVVHTGGPFQGQSYAVAESCIAAGVNYCDLADCRTFVNGIGVLDVKAKQAGVAILSGCSSVPTLSSAIIDEQRRRFLRIDSIEHGISSSAKMPGLSTIEGVLAYAGKPIRQLKNGKVHEVFGWLDLTLRTMPQLGTRLLANVDVPDMDIFAARYGAQTLRFKAGAGLKLGGIANGLLAQALKLGLVRDHALWAARLHRLGMRFERFGDGKSAMYIDVQGLGLDGQPLSMTAQLTALNDKGPEIPSCAAVALASKMAQGYVPTAGARPCVGEISVDEYLTAINDPHNLSLSVQFSDGQR, translated from the coding sequence ATGCCGTTCAGGGTGATGGTGGTCGGGGGTTACGGAAATTTCGGCAGCATCGTGTGCCGGCATCTGATCTTGATGCCGGGCATCGGTCTGGTGTTATCGGGACGCGATCCGCGCAAGTTGCACAGCAAGGTCGAGGAGTTGCAGGCGCAGTCCGGCGCGGTCTGCGAAGGTTGGTGCGGCGATGCGATGGGCGCGGCGTTCAGCGACGCATTGCGTGCGCTGAATATTCAGTTGGTGGTGCACACCGGCGGGCCGTTTCAGGGGCAGTCCTACGCGGTCGCCGAAAGCTGCATTGCGGCCGGCGTCAACTACTGCGACCTCGCCGACTGCCGCACCTTCGTCAATGGCATCGGCGTACTCGATGTAAAGGCGAAACAGGCGGGCGTGGCGATCCTCAGCGGCTGCAGCTCGGTGCCGACGCTGTCGTCAGCGATCATCGACGAGCAACGCCGGCGCTTTTTGCGGATCGACTCGATCGAGCACGGGATTTCCTCGTCGGCGAAAATGCCGGGGTTGTCGACCATCGAAGGCGTGCTGGCCTACGCCGGCAAACCGATCAGGCAACTGAAAAACGGCAAGGTCCATGAAGTCTTTGGCTGGCTCGATCTGACCTTGCGCACGATGCCGCAACTGGGCACGCGCCTGCTGGCCAACGTCGATGTCCCGGACATGGACATCTTCGCCGCGCGCTATGGAGCGCAGACCTTGCGTTTCAAGGCCGGTGCCGGGCTCAAGCTCGGTGGCATTGCCAACGGTCTACTGGCGCAGGCATTGAAACTCGGCCTGGTCCGCGACCATGCACTCTGGGCGGCCCGGCTGCATCGGCTGGGCATGCGTTTCGAGCGATTCGGCGATGGCAAAAGCGCGATGTACATCGATGTGCAGGGGCTGGGTCTCGACGGACAACCCTTGTCGATGACTGCGCAGCTCACCGCCCTTAACGATAAAGGCCCGGAAATCCCCAGCTGCGCCGCCGTCGCTCTGGCGAGCAAAATGGCCCAAGGCTACGTACCGACCGCTGGCGCGCGCCCTTGCGTGGGTGAAATCAGCGTCGACGAATACCTGACTGCCATCAACGACCCGCATAACCTGAGCCTGTCGGTGCAGTTCTCGGACGGGCAACGCTGA
- a CDS encoding PLD nuclease N-terminal domain-containing protein, with protein sequence MQIETVWIVLAAVLVLIELWAINRVRKSEGKSSNKGVWIVLIVFVPLFGLIAWALAGPKHIRHDTASNPGR encoded by the coding sequence ATGCAAATCGAAACCGTGTGGATCGTACTGGCAGCAGTGCTGGTGCTGATCGAGCTGTGGGCCATCAATCGGGTGCGCAAGAGCGAGGGGAAATCGAGCAACAAAGGCGTGTGGATCGTGCTGATCGTGTTTGTGCCGCTGTTCGGTCTGATCGCCTGGGCATTGGCCGGGCCTAAGCATATTCGTCACGACACCGCGTCAAATCCGGGTCGCTGA
- a CDS encoding DUF421 domain-containing protein — MDSVLRAVAMYLALMVLFKIAGRRSLAELTTFDFVLLMIIGEATQQALLGDDFSLTNSLLVIVSLIAIDVGFSLLKQRSGWVSRLIDGEPTIIVENGKLLHRRLRHARLVEADVMEAARSSQGIETIEQIKFAIIERNGKISVIPQDS, encoded by the coding sequence ATGGACTCCGTGTTGCGCGCAGTAGCGATGTACCTGGCCCTGATGGTGCTGTTCAAAATCGCCGGCCGCCGCTCACTGGCCGAGCTGACCACGTTCGATTTCGTCCTGCTGATGATCATCGGCGAAGCCACCCAGCAAGCGCTGCTCGGCGACGATTTTTCGCTGACCAATTCGTTGCTGGTGATCGTCTCGTTGATCGCGATCGACGTAGGTTTTTCTTTGCTCAAACAGCGGTCGGGATGGGTGTCACGGCTGATCGACGGCGAACCGACGATCATCGTCGAGAACGGCAAGCTGCTGCACCGCCGATTGCGTCATGCGCGGCTGGTGGAAGCGGATGTGATGGAGGCCGCGCGCTCGAGTCAGGGCATTGAAACGATCGAGCAGATCAAGTTCGCGATCATCGAACGCAACGGCAAGATATCAGTGATCCCGCAGGATTCCTGA
- a CDS encoding CinA family protein, with translation MSIAKETVDYLRDHSLTITTAESCTAGNIVMLLSEVPGSGQLIESGYVVYSPQAKQRLLHVSPDTIETFNLTSVEVAREMAIGALRDSTANVAVATTGILGPDDVDGIAAGTVCFAWAFQLDGQHAVFTRQQWFPGSRVEVLQIASEFALQQLPHFHQRALRGERG, from the coding sequence ATGTCCATCGCCAAGGAAACGGTCGACTATCTGCGCGACCATTCGCTGACCATCACCACGGCGGAATCGTGCACCGCCGGCAACATTGTCATGCTGCTGTCCGAGGTGCCGGGCAGCGGCCAACTGATCGAGAGCGGCTATGTAGTGTATTCACCGCAGGCCAAGCAACGGCTGCTGCACGTCAGCCCGGACACCATCGAAACCTTCAACCTGACCAGCGTCGAAGTCGCGCGGGAAATGGCGATCGGCGCGTTGCGTGACAGCACCGCCAACGTCGCCGTTGCGACCACGGGGATTCTCGGTCCTGACGACGTCGACGGCATCGCTGCCGGCACCGTGTGTTTTGCCTGGGCCTTCCAGCTGGACGGTCAACACGCCGTATTCACGCGTCAGCAATGGTTTCCCGGTTCGCGTGTAGAGGTGCTGCAGATTGCTTCGGAATTCGCCTTGCAGCAACTGCCGCACTTCCATCAACGAGCCCTGCGCGGCGAGCGAGGCTGA
- a CDS encoding zinc-dependent alcohol dehydrogenase has product MRAMTYHGAHDVRVETVPDPKLEAPDDIILRVTATAICGSDLHLYRGKIPTVEHGDIFGHEFMGIVEETGPEVTAVQRGDRVVIPFVIACGGCFFCQMELYAACETTNPGRGAILNKKSITPPAALFGFSRLYGGIPGGQAELVRVPKANTGPFKVPGTLADEKVLFLSDILPTAWQAVNNAQIGKGSTVAIYGAGPVGLLSAACAKMLGAEQIFMVDHHPYRLEYAQRTYGVIPINFDEDDDPADTIIRQTAGHRGVDGVIDAVGFEAKGSTTETVLATLKLEGSSGKALRQCIAAVRRGGVVSVPGVYAGFIHGFLFGDAFDKGLTFKMGQTHVQRYLPELLGHIETGALQPDAIITHRLSLEQAAEGYKLFDKKQENCRKVILTPGSSDVPLAETADTPPWVPAT; this is encoded by the coding sequence ATGCGTGCAATGACCTACCACGGCGCTCACGATGTGAGAGTCGAAACCGTGCCGGATCCGAAGCTCGAAGCCCCCGATGACATCATTTTGCGCGTCACCGCGACCGCCATTTGCGGCTCCGATTTGCACTTGTACCGAGGCAAGATTCCCACTGTCGAACACGGCGATATCTTCGGCCACGAATTCATGGGCATCGTCGAAGAAACCGGGCCGGAGGTGACTGCGGTACAACGCGGTGATCGCGTGGTGATTCCGTTCGTGATCGCCTGCGGTGGCTGCTTCTTCTGCCAGATGGAACTCTATGCCGCGTGCGAAACCACCAACCCCGGTCGCGGCGCAATCCTCAACAAAAAGTCCATTACGCCGCCGGCGGCGTTGTTCGGCTTCAGTCGCTTGTACGGCGGCATTCCCGGCGGTCAGGCGGAGCTTGTGCGCGTGCCCAAGGCCAACACCGGACCATTCAAGGTGCCGGGCACGCTGGCGGACGAAAAGGTGTTGTTCCTGTCGGACATCTTGCCGACTGCCTGGCAAGCGGTGAACAACGCGCAGATCGGCAAGGGCTCGACCGTCGCCATTTACGGTGCCGGCCCGGTCGGGCTGCTCAGCGCAGCGTGCGCGAAAATGCTCGGTGCCGAGCAGATCTTCATGGTCGATCACCATCCGTATCGGCTGGAATACGCGCAGCGCACCTATGGCGTGATTCCAATCAACTTCGATGAAGACGACGATCCGGCTGACACGATCATTCGGCAGACGGCCGGCCATCGCGGCGTTGACGGGGTGATCGATGCAGTGGGGTTCGAGGCCAAGGGCAGCACCACCGAAACGGTGCTGGCTACGCTCAAGCTCGAAGGCAGCAGTGGCAAGGCCCTGCGTCAGTGCATCGCCGCTGTGCGGCGTGGCGGTGTGGTCAGCGTGCCCGGTGTGTATGCCGGGTTTATTCATGGATTCCTGTTTGGCGATGCGTTCGACAAGGGCCTGACGTTCAAGATGGGCCAGACCCATGTCCAGCGCTACCTGCCGGAGCTGCTCGGGCATATCGAAACCGGAGCGCTGCAACCCGACGCGATCATCACCCACCGGCTCTCGCTGGAGCAGGCGGCCGAGGGCTACAAGCTCTTCGACAAGAAGCAGGAAAATTGCCGCAAGGTGATCCTCACGCCCGGCAGCAGTGATGTGCCGCTGGCGGAGACCGCAGACACGCCACCGTGGGTGCCCGCCACTTGA
- a CDS encoding hemerythrin domain-containing protein, which produces MNAIDLLKADHKKVKDILSQLSESTERALKKRAELLAKLEMEVSIHTRLEEEILYPAFKEAGSKEEDVMYYEAKEEHRTVDSLVLPDLKETDPGTPEFAGRVKVVKELLEHHIEEEESEMFPKARQLLGKAKLDELGAQMEAMKASYKKEMAA; this is translated from the coding sequence ATGAACGCCATCGACCTACTCAAAGCCGATCATAAAAAAGTCAAAGACATCCTTAGCCAACTGAGCGAGTCGACTGAACGGGCGTTGAAAAAACGCGCCGAGCTGCTGGCCAAGCTGGAGATGGAAGTCTCGATTCATACCCGTCTTGAAGAAGAAATCCTCTATCCCGCATTCAAGGAAGCGGGCAGCAAGGAAGAGGACGTGATGTATTACGAGGCCAAGGAAGAACACCGCACCGTGGATTCGCTGGTGCTGCCGGATCTGAAGGAAACCGACCCGGGCACGCCTGAGTTCGCTGGCCGGGTGAAGGTGGTCAAGGAGCTGCTTGAACACCATATCGAAGAAGAGGAATCGGAGATGTTTCCCAAGGCCAGGCAGCTGCTGGGCAAAGCCAAGCTCGATGAACTTGGCGCGCAAATGGAGGCTATGAAAGCCAGCTACAAGAAGGAAATGGCTGCTTAA